A stretch of the Lactuca sativa cultivar Salinas chromosome 9, Lsat_Salinas_v11, whole genome shotgun sequence genome encodes the following:
- the LOC111898954 gene encoding probable NADH kinase produces MGRRRLLLLLKPLDVYSLHQSTGVPRRNTNPKVLQFIDSRCRVHKAAIEFCQDILRRKSIEWDAVFRSHLSQPIHNVDLVVTIGGDGTLLRASHFLNDSIPLLGLNSDPTQSQEVEELGDEFDATRSTGFLCAATIKNFEQMLNNILENGMTPTELSRMAIKVNSELLPLYALNDVLISDPNPAAVSRFSFRIRKQESSQALVNCRSSGLRVSTAAGSTAAMLSAGGDLMSVSSKDLQYMVREPISVTQEHLRLMRGLVKPKESMDIYWQTNEGLIYIDGAHIVHNVQHGDSIQISSCAPCLKIFLPHRLLGTSKM; encoded by the exons ATGGGAAGAAGGCGACTGTTGCTGCTGTTAAAGCCCTTGGATGTGTACTCGTTACATCAATCAACCGGTGTCCCTCGTCGCAATACAAACCCTAAG GTGTTACAATTTATCGATAGCAGATGCAGAGTTCATAAAGCTGCCATAGAATTCTGTCAAGATATCTTAAGAAGAAAATCCATTGAATGGGATGCTGTTTTTCGTAGTCATCTGTCTCAACCAATTCATAATGTGGATCTTGTTGTTACCATTGGTGGTGATGGAACCCTTCTGCGTGCAAGTCATTTCTTGAATGATTCAATTCCATTACTTGGATTAAACTCTGACCCCACTCAATCACAAGAG GTGGAAGAACTTGGTGATGAGTTTGATGCAACAAGAAGCACTGGTTTTCTTTGTGCAGCAACTATCAAAAACTTTGAACAG ATGCTAAATAACATTTTGGAGAATGGAATGACTCCTACTGAGCTATCAAGAATGGCTATTAAAGTGAACTCAGAGCTACTTCCACTATATGCTCTTAATGATGTTTTGATATCAGATCCAAATCCTGCAGCTGTTTCTAGGTTCTCATTCAG AATTAGAAAACAGGAATCAAGTCAAGCTCTGGTCAACTGTCGATCTAGTGGTCTGAGAGTCTCAACTGCTGCTGGATCAACGGCTGCAATGCTATCAGCTGGTGGAGACTTAATGTCTGTTTCATCTAAAGATCTTCAATACATGGTAAGAGAACCGATTTCTGTGACACAAGAGCATTTGAGATTAATGCGTGGATTAGTGAAACCTAAAGAATCAATGGATATTTATTGGCAAACAAATGAAGGGTTAATCTACATTGATGGTGCTCATATTGTTCATAATGTTCAACATGGTGATTCCATTCAAATATCTTCATGTGCTCCATGTTTGAAAATCTTTTTGCCTCACCGTTTGTTAGGAACAAGTAAGATGTGA
- the LOC111898969 gene encoding uncharacterized protein LOC111898969: MDSTIHMEFLKSFDSDDNVEFVETFFNVVQHIHDEESSNAVRTRAVVNRDRQAVHDLLRKNEFSSIQKCATALRYLGYGIAFDASDEYLKVSERTAVECVDWFSACVYKVFHEEYLRKLTQRDIERLYSAHEERQRFPGMLGSLDCTHVAWEKCPTTWRGQFTRGDIGEPTIILEAVASQDLWIWHAFFGVAGSNNDLNVLGQSPLFNDI; the protein is encoded by the exons ATGGATTCCACAATACATATggaatttttaaaaagttttgacTCGGATGACAACGTAGAATTCGTCGAGACATTCTTcaatgttgtgcaacacattcacGACGAAGAAAGTTCGAATGCAGTGCGTACAAGGGCGGTCGTCAATCGTGATCGCCAAGCCGTACACGACTTATTG AGGAAGAATGAGTTTAGTAGTATACAAAAATGTGCGACTGCTCTTAGGTATTTGGGATACGGTATAGCATTTGATGCATCTGACGAATACTTGAAAGTATCCGAGAGGACCGCAGTTGAATGTGTAGATTGGTTTTCTGCATGTGTTTATAAGGTTTTTCACGAAGAATATTTGCGTAAACTTACTCAACGTGATATTGAGAGATTATATTCGGCTCATGAAGAGAGGCAGAGATTTCCTGGTATGCTTGGCAGTCTAGATTGTACGCATGTGGCTTGGGAAAAATGTCCAACAACATGGCGTGGTCAGTTCACTCGAGGAGATATAGGTGAACCAACTATCATACTAGAAGCTGTTGCATCTCAAGATTTGTGGATATGGCATGCCTTTTTTGGAGTAGCGGGGTCTAACAACGACCTTAATGTTCTTGGTCAGTCTCCACTTTTCAACGATATTTAG